The following are encoded in a window of Brevibacillus sp. DP1.3A genomic DNA:
- a CDS encoding N-acetyltransferase gives MITVRRIHSEDLPAFLAYPYHPASVQDDVAAYLDKMFTQGAMRQDWCFVLEVQGEITGRLAFWTLPSSNQATDLVLWELPWKETECPSLGAHFLREVFTLMAGNLSEKIGYVLDSPSSSPQWQTDHQERRNVLEALGFRISRETNRFEWHAPIDATVIPSNETHDPIVYRSLPEVGEAAFMDAIMRVSQFTHDQQIAEERMEKGPLAQAKEMFQDLQQMKYEPEWWQLAYTAKNELIGFLMPTVSPTFATIGYIGVLPEQRGHGYIDRLLKQATDVLVQAGETYIRADTDVKNTPMAKAFLRAGYHQFASRQEFSLDRSLLL, from the coding sequence ATGATCACCGTTCGCCGTATCCACTCGGAGGATTTACCTGCATTTCTTGCCTACCCGTACCATCCTGCGTCCGTTCAGGATGATGTAGCTGCTTACCTCGACAAAATGTTCACACAAGGAGCCATGCGTCAGGACTGGTGCTTCGTTCTGGAGGTACAGGGTGAGATCACTGGTCGTCTTGCCTTCTGGACATTGCCTAGCAGTAATCAAGCGACTGATTTGGTATTGTGGGAGCTTCCATGGAAAGAAACAGAATGTCCTTCGCTCGGTGCTCATTTCTTACGCGAAGTCTTTACACTCATGGCAGGGAATCTTTCGGAGAAAATCGGTTATGTTCTGGATTCACCTTCCTCCTCTCCCCAATGGCAAACGGATCACCAGGAGCGGAGAAATGTTCTGGAAGCGCTCGGCTTTCGAATTAGCCGGGAAACAAACCGCTTCGAATGGCATGCTCCGATTGATGCAACTGTTATACCATCAAACGAAACGCATGATCCCATCGTGTATCGCAGTCTTCCTGAGGTTGGCGAGGCTGCATTTATGGATGCCATCATGCGCGTCTCACAATTCACCCACGATCAACAAATTGCAGAGGAGCGCATGGAAAAAGGCCCACTAGCCCAAGCAAAGGAAATGTTCCAAGATTTACAACAAATGAAGTACGAACCGGAATGGTGGCAGCTTGCCTATACAGCAAAAAATGAGCTTATTGGTTTTTTGATGCCTACGGTCAGCCCTACCTTTGCCACGATTGGATACATAGGTGTTCTCCCCGAGCAAAGAGGACACGGCTATATAGATCGATTGCTGAAGCAGGCCACAGACGTTCTTGTACAAGCAGGAGAAACGTACATCCGCGCAGATACCGATGTAAAAAACACGCCAATGGCCAAAGCCTTTTTACGTGCTGGATACCACCAGTTTGCCAGTCGCCAAGAATTTTCCCTGGATCGCAGCTTGTTGCTCTAA
- a CDS encoding DMT family transporter translates to MKGIIFAILGGVFITLQGVANSKISQDIGTWQTATLTQLTGFLTAFLLLLFFRDGKWQAYRRVKQLYLTGGAFAAFIIFSNVTAIHHIGVTMTISALLIAQLSLTFLIDSNGWFGVDKQKMRLPHFIGIGMMILGVLILRA, encoded by the coding sequence ATGAAAGGGATTATTTTTGCTATTTTGGGCGGCGTTTTTATTACCTTGCAAGGTGTAGCGAATTCAAAAATCAGTCAGGATATTGGTACTTGGCAAACCGCGACACTTACGCAGTTAACGGGCTTCCTCACAGCTTTTTTACTCCTGTTGTTTTTTCGAGATGGAAAATGGCAGGCATACAGGCGAGTGAAACAGTTATATTTGACAGGTGGGGCATTCGCTGCGTTTATCATTTTTAGCAATGTTACGGCCATTCACCATATCGGGGTAACCATGACGATTTCCGCCCTCTTGATTGCGCAGCTAAGCCTGACTTTTCTCATTGACAGTAATGGGTGGTTCGGTGTCGATAAACAAAAGATGAGGCTGCCGCATTTTATTGGGATCGGGATGATGATTCTGGGGGTACTAATACTGAGGGCCTGA
- a CDS encoding Crp/Fnr family transcriptional regulator — protein MKEIENRELLQQYLRDHQLASVFHEPFLPHLSLFQFDQGELICAQGETACHLYVLVEGKVKIFTTSPEGKTLILSFKKPLEVIGDIEYVRGISYLNSVEAASSVQMIGIHYRWLKKYGTDYAPLLQFLLQIITHKFCVKSNSLSINLLYPVEVRFARYLLSVSIEEWNSANKEQISTSNLLDAANMIGTSYRHLNRVIQQFCKEGLIERANGFLLIKDREGLAKMASETPNQ, from the coding sequence ATGAAGGAAATCGAAAATCGTGAGCTTTTGCAACAATATCTCCGTGACCATCAGTTAGCGTCTGTTTTTCATGAGCCTTTTTTGCCGCATTTGTCCTTGTTCCAATTTGATCAAGGGGAGCTCATTTGTGCTCAGGGCGAAACGGCCTGTCATCTGTATGTTTTAGTTGAGGGAAAAGTAAAGATTTTTACGACTTCCCCCGAAGGAAAAACCCTGATCCTTTCCTTTAAAAAGCCGCTTGAAGTGATCGGAGATATTGAGTACGTAAGGGGAATTTCTTATCTGAATTCGGTGGAAGCGGCCTCGTCTGTTCAGATGATCGGGATTCATTATCGCTGGTTGAAGAAATACGGTACAGACTACGCTCCACTCCTGCAGTTTTTACTGCAAATCATTACGCATAAATTTTGTGTGAAGTCCAACTCATTAAGCATCAACCTTCTGTACCCAGTAGAAGTACGTTTCGCTCGTTATTTGTTGTCCGTTTCGATAGAAGAGTGGAATTCTGCCAACAAAGAACAGATTAGTACGAGCAATCTCTTGGATGCAGCGAATATGATTGGAACGAGCTACAGACATTTGAATCGGGTCATCCAGCAGTTCTGCAAGGAGGGGCTGATTGAGCGTGCCAATGGATTCCTTCTGATTAAGGATAGGGAAGGTTTAGCTAAAATGGCGAGCGAGACTCCGAACCAATAA
- the murF gene encoding UDP-N-acetylmuramoyl-tripeptide--D-alanyl-D-alanine ligase yields MPVKKKRRAAVPVKTLILDKPVIAVTGSAGKTTTKEMIYTILNQRMPTYKSMYNKNFLGNTRAHTKRIRDEHKAAVLEYGIYRRGHLRQHCKIIQPSMGVITNIGTAHIGNFGGDARQLALAKTELIRHMKPTGTIFLNGDCPFSREFIQQPYLGSFTGKVVTFGKEQEADYKAGRTKIEGNGFRFECSLRGEKESFFVPIPGEHNLYNALAAIAVAHTMGIPVDDIRRGLSQFRGQRKRLTSYRFANNIQVLDDTYSSNPDAAKAAIDVLSQVGHTTKIAVLASMLEMGKYDVKGHEDVGKYLSQKNVDYLYTLGRSARYIARAAILSGFPANRVRHCLSKAGLHRRLAKQLKPDTAFLVKGSNRLKMGETVQFLCRVTANLSNRKG; encoded by the coding sequence ATGCCCGTGAAAAAGAAGAGAAGAGCTGCTGTACCGGTAAAGACACTGATTCTCGACAAGCCCGTTATCGCTGTGACAGGAAGTGCAGGGAAGACCACGACAAAGGAAATGATCTATACCATCCTGAATCAACGCATGCCCACATATAAATCGATGTACAACAAGAACTTCCTGGGAAATACAAGAGCGCACACCAAAAGAATTCGGGACGAGCACAAGGCCGCAGTGCTTGAGTATGGTATTTATCGACGTGGTCATTTGCGACAGCATTGCAAAATCATACAGCCGTCGATGGGAGTCATCACGAACATTGGCACGGCTCATATCGGAAATTTTGGCGGTGATGCTAGGCAGCTGGCATTAGCAAAAACGGAGTTAATTCGTCATATGAAACCCACGGGAACCATTTTTCTGAATGGGGACTGTCCCTTTTCTCGCGAGTTCATTCAACAGCCTTACCTGGGTTCGTTCACGGGAAAAGTCGTGACATTTGGCAAGGAGCAGGAGGCGGACTATAAGGCGGGGCGAACGAAAATAGAGGGCAATGGGTTTCGATTCGAATGTTCTTTGCGTGGAGAGAAGGAGTCATTTTTTGTTCCTATTCCCGGCGAGCATAATTTGTACAACGCGTTGGCTGCTATCGCAGTCGCGCATACGATGGGGATTCCCGTCGATGATATTCGTCGCGGGTTAAGCCAGTTTCGCGGACAACGAAAACGACTAACCAGCTATCGATTCGCGAATAACATTCAGGTGCTGGATGATACCTACAGCTCGAATCCGGATGCGGCCAAGGCAGCGATTGATGTATTAAGCCAGGTAGGACATACCACAAAGATCGCGGTGCTCGCCAGTATGCTGGAAATGGGCAAATACGACGTGAAAGGTCACGAGGATGTCGGGAAATATTTGAGTCAAAAAAATGTAGACTACTTATATACGCTGGGGAGAAGTGCTAGGTATATTGCCAGAGCAGCGATTCTCTCCGGTTTTCCGGCAAATCGGGTCAGGCATTGTTTGAGCAAGGCAGGCTTGCATCGTCGTCTAGCAAAACAGCTGAAGCCAGATACAGCCTTCCTCGTAAAAGGATCGAATCGGTTGAAAATGGGAGAGACTGTACAATTTTTGTGCAGAGTAACAGCCAATCTAAGCAATCGGAAAGGATGA
- a CDS encoding co-chaperone YbbN, producing MKKVIFLSILVAALLIGAIVYADISNRQLAEGNPYGKANLHPATLDQLSDPLYDNLIMPNELKGKLDNQEDAFVYFYSPVCEHCKATTPVLVPIVKSLDIDMKKLNLLEFNASYGEYNIEFTPTLVHYKGGKEVARLVGGREASEWKNWLEEQKKS from the coding sequence ATGAAGAAAGTCATCTTTCTATCCATCCTTGTGGCTGCGCTCCTGATTGGTGCGATTGTGTACGCTGACATTTCGAACCGTCAGCTTGCGGAAGGAAACCCTTACGGTAAAGCCAATTTGCACCCCGCTACTCTCGATCAATTGAGTGACCCGCTGTACGATAATCTCATTATGCCTAATGAGCTCAAAGGTAAGCTCGATAATCAGGAGGACGCGTTTGTTTACTTTTACAGCCCGGTTTGTGAACATTGCAAAGCAACTACCCCCGTCCTTGTACCAATCGTGAAAAGCTTGGACATCGATATGAAAAAGCTCAATTTGCTGGAATTTAACGCCAGCTATGGTGAATACAACATCGAATTCACTCCGACCCTCGTTCATTACAAGGGCGGCAAGGAAGTAGCTCGACTCGTCGGTGGGCGTGAAGCAAGCGAATGGAAAAATTGGTTGGAAGAACAGAAAAAATCATAA
- a CDS encoding metallophosphoesterase family protein, whose amino-acid sequence MTTYLVSDIHGQNQAFQKALRDVSFSSQAGDRLYVLGDMIDRGPESKEVLLDLLALRQAYPNQIYLIKGNHEQMLEDWLSGNGNPELYLRYNGGDATIRSFLGNHPLRRAFLNRMPSMQEQEEARQFILSRYPTILPALSSLPLYIELPADPRTGAPAALLVHAGIRPGIPLQEQNPQDLLWIREPFYLYYDGELPVIFGHTPVPGLPQYTGSGPWRRDNIVGIDGGAGYWRGVMLVEWPSLQSIFVPIRDRQSSPQVRVY is encoded by the coding sequence TTGACTACTTATTTAGTCTCGGACATACATGGTCAGAATCAGGCTTTTCAAAAGGCGCTGCGGGACGTTTCCTTCTCGTCCCAAGCTGGTGATCGTCTGTACGTATTGGGGGACATGATTGATCGAGGACCGGAATCAAAGGAAGTATTGCTCGATCTACTCGCTCTTCGGCAGGCGTATCCGAACCAAATCTATCTCATAAAAGGCAACCACGAGCAGATGCTCGAGGATTGGCTATCCGGCAACGGCAATCCGGAGTTATACCTGCGCTACAATGGCGGCGATGCCACCATACGTTCTTTCTTAGGGAATCACCCGCTTCGGCGAGCTTTTCTTAACCGGATGCCTTCTATGCAGGAACAAGAAGAAGCGCGGCAATTCATCCTTTCTCGCTATCCAACAATTTTGCCAGCCTTGTCGTCTCTTCCTTTGTATATAGAGCTGCCAGCCGATCCGCGAACAGGAGCTCCAGCCGCACTTTTGGTACACGCAGGTATTCGACCCGGCATCCCCTTGCAGGAACAAAATCCGCAAGATTTACTATGGATTCGCGAGCCTTTTTACCTTTATTATGATGGAGAACTCCCTGTCATCTTTGGTCATACCCCTGTTCCAGGATTGCCTCAATACACAGGCAGCGGTCCTTGGCGCAGAGACAATATCGTCGGCATTGATGGTGGCGCAGGATATTGGCGAGGCGTCATGCTCGTCGAATGGCCTTCTCTTCAATCCATTTTCGTACCGATTCGGGATAGGCAATCCTCTCCACAAGTAAGGGTCTACTGA
- a CDS encoding SCO family protein, with translation MNIAPATAIRIRRLLLLLPVLVLVALVASWVWFGPKNAQAKLPDVTLQTIDGQSYSLAPQKKTFRLVELIYTRCPDICPTTTIKMVQLQKRLLEANLMGQDVEFLTITIDPQNDTPDVMRYYAKQLGIQEQGWTLLWGDETTIKTVTNSLGFFANKMDDGFISHTSSTYLVDDNNAVIQKFGMGDDFDPEQIYQELLKLKKEG, from the coding sequence GTGAATATCGCCCCTGCTACCGCTATCCGAATCCGACGGTTGCTCTTGTTGTTACCCGTCCTTGTGCTTGTTGCTCTTGTCGCTTCTTGGGTTTGGTTCGGGCCCAAAAACGCCCAGGCGAAATTACCTGATGTGACTTTGCAAACCATCGATGGACAATCCTATTCGCTAGCACCGCAAAAGAAAACGTTTCGCTTGGTAGAGCTGATTTATACCCGTTGCCCGGATATTTGTCCCACGACAACGATAAAAATGGTTCAGCTACAAAAGCGCTTGCTCGAAGCAAACTTGATGGGGCAAGACGTTGAGTTTTTGACCATCACGATTGATCCACAAAACGACACCCCTGATGTCATGCGCTACTATGCCAAGCAGTTGGGGATACAAGAACAAGGCTGGACCCTGCTTTGGGGTGATGAGACAACGATCAAAACGGTTACAAATTCGCTTGGCTTTTTTGCCAATAAGATGGATGATGGATTTATCTCTCATACATCGAGTACGTATCTCGTGGATGATAACAATGCCGTCATTCAAAAATTCGGCATGGGAGACGATTTCGATCCCGAACAAATTTATCAGGAACTGTTGAAATTGAAGAAGGAAGGGTAA
- a CDS encoding CapA family protein, giving the protein MKKKATIAAVGDILMWKEQVATARLPGTDQFTFTDMFHPVTPILSAADLTIGNLETTFSGKTQPYQIGSARTGYPRFNCPDELARDLKTSGFDVLTTVNNHCLDGGVTGLCRTLDVLDRYKLAHTGTYRSREEANTYLIKEVNGIRIAMLAYTYGTNKQVIPAHTPWIVRLLHLDTILSDLRKVRPLVDVVIISLHFGIEFRYTPTMRQRQLVQSLLDNGADIILGAHPHVLQPVVTPSITTAHGTKRQTLVAYSLGNFTSEKMLSFDQSQCGAILRFTVEKDERNQISLEQISVIPTFSQRYVSQGRICFRVIPMRSYLKSPDLYGRPLQRKKLQLLWNRAIRIIGRARGVLIE; this is encoded by the coding sequence ATGAAAAAAAAGGCCACCATCGCCGCTGTAGGCGACATCCTGATGTGGAAAGAACAGGTGGCAACTGCCAGACTGCCTGGTACAGATCAATTCACTTTTACGGATATGTTTCATCCCGTGACACCGATTCTCTCAGCGGCAGATCTCACGATTGGCAATTTAGAAACCACCTTTTCCGGGAAAACGCAGCCCTATCAAATCGGTTCGGCACGAACCGGTTACCCTCGCTTCAACTGTCCAGATGAATTGGCTCGGGACTTGAAAACATCTGGCTTTGACGTATTGACTACAGTGAATAACCACTGTCTGGATGGCGGAGTAACCGGACTTTGCCGAACCCTTGATGTTTTGGATCGATACAAGCTTGCTCATACCGGAACCTATCGAAGCCGTGAGGAGGCAAATACCTACCTGATTAAGGAGGTAAACGGCATTCGCATCGCTATGCTTGCATACACCTACGGGACAAACAAGCAGGTGATCCCCGCTCATACGCCATGGATCGTCCGACTTCTTCATCTTGACACGATATTATCCGACCTGAGAAAAGTCCGTCCTCTCGTCGATGTTGTGATCATCTCCCTTCACTTTGGGATTGAATTCCGCTATACACCAACGATGCGCCAGCGACAGCTCGTACAAAGCCTGCTCGACAACGGCGCTGATATCATCCTCGGAGCTCATCCACATGTTCTGCAGCCTGTTGTCACCCCGAGTATCACGACTGCTCACGGAACCAAGAGACAAACACTAGTCGCGTATTCATTGGGCAATTTCACATCAGAGAAAATGCTCTCGTTTGATCAATCTCAGTGCGGAGCAATCCTGCGATTTACTGTCGAGAAGGATGAGAGGAATCAGATTTCACTCGAGCAAATTTCGGTCATCCCGACGTTTTCGCAACGATATGTAAGTCAAGGGCGTATATGCTTTCGTGTCATCCCCATGCGTTCGTATCTAAAAAGCCCTGATCTGTATGGGCGACCCCTGCAGAGAAAAAAGCTCCAGTTGCTGTGGAATCGCGCCATCCGCATCATAGGTAGAGCGCGGGGCGTATTGATTGAATAA
- a CDS encoding DMT family transporter → MVVGLFFALVAGLLVSLQNIFNRKVSEQAGTWTTTTLVLGMGFLSSLTMGLIFEGNQLFSLPVMQPWYWFSGMIGVGVVFCLVQGMRLLGPTYAISIVLTAQLGFALWSDSIGWLGLVQVPITFTQLFGVLVIVGGVIVFKLGGEWQQKRSMSKM, encoded by the coding sequence ATGGTAGTCGGGCTATTTTTCGCGTTAGTGGCTGGCTTGTTGGTCAGCTTGCAAAATATTTTCAACAGAAAAGTAAGTGAACAGGCAGGAACATGGACTACGACGACACTTGTGCTTGGGATGGGATTTCTGTCGTCTTTGACGATGGGGCTCATATTCGAAGGAAATCAGTTGTTTTCGCTTCCAGTTATGCAGCCGTGGTACTGGTTCAGCGGCATGATCGGTGTCGGGGTGGTCTTTTGCCTGGTGCAAGGGATGAGACTGCTTGGCCCAACGTATGCCATCTCCATTGTTCTCACTGCCCAGCTTGGCTTTGCTTTATGGTCGGATTCAATCGGCTGGTTAGGGTTAGTTCAAGTGCCAATTACTTTTACGCAATTGTTTGGGGTTCTGGTCATTGTCGGGGGTGTGATCGTATTTAAACTAGGCGGCGAATGGCAACAGAAACGCTCAATGAGTAAGATGTAA
- a CDS encoding CarD family transcriptional regulator translates to MFQVGDKVFYPMHGAGVIEAMEEKEFLGEKHLYYVLNMLLKELNIMVPVEKMSALGIRKVVEADILENVLAAMREGQRDTALNAAQRYKLHTEKMKSGDIYEQSEVIRDLVGMSKEKVLGTSDKVMLDNAQQLLISEIELVKDVDTEQATEMLKQAVCPEEMSEIVP, encoded by the coding sequence ATGTTTCAAGTTGGAGACAAGGTTTTTTATCCGATGCACGGAGCAGGCGTAATCGAGGCGATGGAGGAGAAAGAATTTCTGGGTGAAAAACACCTCTATTATGTGCTCAACATGCTGCTGAAAGAGTTAAACATCATGGTCCCGGTTGAAAAGATGTCCGCTCTTGGTATTCGAAAGGTGGTCGAAGCCGACATTCTGGAGAATGTTTTGGCCGCCATGCGAGAGGGGCAACGCGACACCGCCTTGAATGCAGCGCAGCGCTACAAGCTTCATACAGAAAAAATGAAGAGTGGCGATATTTACGAGCAATCTGAGGTCATTCGCGATTTGGTTGGTATGAGTAAAGAAAAAGTGTTGGGAACGAGTGACAAAGTGATGCTGGATAATGCGCAGCAGCTACTCATTAGTGAGATCGAATTGGTAAAAGACGTAGATACGGAACAGGCAACAGAAATGCTAAAGCAAGCTGTATGCCCAGAAGAAATGTCTGAGATTGTCCCATAA
- a CDS encoding disulfide oxidoreductase, whose translation MKRQQIVEQAMFAAWGVSLIATGGSLFFSEVLKYIPCDLCWYQRILMYPLVILLGVATAKKDDKIASYALILSIIGGLTSLYHYSIQKIPALQDLGSACGIVPCNTDYINWLGFITIPFLALIAFTLISILLVIVMKNAKEK comes from the coding sequence ATGAAACGTCAGCAAATCGTGGAACAAGCCATGTTTGCCGCTTGGGGAGTCTCCCTGATCGCAACCGGAGGCAGTTTGTTTTTTTCAGAGGTGTTAAAGTACATACCGTGTGACCTGTGCTGGTACCAGCGAATCTTGATGTACCCGCTCGTCATCTTACTCGGGGTTGCCACCGCGAAGAAAGATGACAAGATCGCGTCGTACGCCTTGATTCTCTCCATCATAGGAGGTCTCACATCGCTGTATCATTACTCGATTCAAAAAATACCTGCCCTGCAAGATCTGGGTAGCGCTTGCGGCATTGTACCATGCAACACGGACTATATTAACTGGCTAGGCTTTATCACAATTCCGTTCCTTGCTCTCATTGCCTTCACCTTGATCAGCATCCTGCTTGTCATCGTTATGAAAAATGCAAAGGAGAAATGA
- a CDS encoding FixH family protein has protein sequence MKRTMILLLSMLMLLLAACGKENEQQALLPGSPVEAAFTLEPKELVAGDTVTFSVKVTQDGQPVDDAKEVKFEWWKDGQEKHETIPALLQGDGVYTAQQTISEPGSYFVYYHVTARDFHNMQKTPFTVNNKTGETTGATPSAPPADAGQSHDHGAAGHANGETVDYHFSPADNIQVATPAALTVHLMKDNKALDKATVKFEFWLGNDEKHSFVDATETATGQYEGNVQFPTAGDYTVKVHVEKGDIHDHKDFSLSIK, from the coding sequence ATGAAACGTACGATGATTCTGCTCTTATCCATGCTTATGCTCCTTTTAGCCGCTTGTGGAAAAGAGAACGAGCAACAAGCTTTGCTACCTGGATCTCCCGTCGAGGCTGCCTTTACATTGGAACCAAAGGAGCTTGTAGCGGGCGACACAGTTACCTTCTCCGTTAAAGTTACACAAGATGGCCAACCCGTGGATGATGCCAAGGAAGTGAAGTTCGAATGGTGGAAAGATGGGCAAGAAAAGCATGAAACGATCCCGGCTTTGCTACAAGGAGACGGTGTCTACACGGCCCAACAAACCATTAGCGAGCCAGGTTCTTATTTTGTCTACTACCATGTAACGGCACGTGATTTCCACAATATGCAGAAGACACCGTTTACCGTAAACAACAAGACTGGCGAGACGACTGGGGCAACGCCATCCGCACCTCCAGCTGACGCAGGTCAGTCACATGATCATGGGGCGGCAGGTCACGCGAATGGTGAAACAGTTGATTATCATTTCTCTCCAGCCGACAATATTCAAGTGGCAACACCAGCTGCTCTCACCGTTCATCTGATGAAAGACAACAAAGCGTTGGACAAAGCGACAGTCAAATTCGAGTTCTGGCTGGGAAATGACGAGAAGCACAGCTTCGTCGATGCAACGGAAACTGCGACAGGCCAGTATGAAGGCAACGTACAGTTCCCCACTGCCGGAGATTATACAGTGAAGGTTCATGTGGAAAAAGGAGACATTCATGATCACAAGGATTTCTCACTCTCCATAAAATAA
- a CDS encoding transporter: MSYQFPPGGPEGSPGYQGSPGSPGGFPPPPPGPPPSRTPSAPGARGYGGTRRIDAGGFYPCLYRYTYVWLRNGRSFWFYPVYVSRNSVSGYRWRGNRWQYYGTDLDRIAYFTC; encoded by the coding sequence ATGTCATATCAATTTCCCCCTGGCGGTCCAGAAGGTTCCCCAGGTTATCAAGGTTCCCCTGGTTCACCGGGAGGTTTTCCCCCTCCGCCACCAGGTCCTCCACCGAGCAGGACGCCAAGTGCACCGGGAGCAAGAGGCTATGGGGGAACACGCCGGATCGATGCTGGCGGATTTTACCCCTGTTTATATCGTTACACGTATGTTTGGCTGCGAAATGGTCGCTCTTTCTGGTTTTACCCCGTCTATGTCAGTCGTAACTCTGTATCCGGTTATCGCTGGAGAGGGAATCGATGGCAGTATTACGGGACAGACTTGGATCGAATCGCTTATTTTACATGTTGA
- a CDS encoding DUF1648 domain-containing protein, whose amino-acid sequence MKRPIIDIPKTGSEWLWDVVGCLFFVGSLLFLVFAWNKLPDEVPAHYNALGEVDRWGSKWELLLLPGIGVFIIFLMQVLEKHPELHNYPGRFTELNAEQFYLHSRKIVNQIKNSCLIIFSVILLESVSIALGWGGGFGKWFLPITIIGMIVLLVIGIVKQKKIQ is encoded by the coding sequence ATGAAGAGACCAATCATAGATATACCAAAGACAGGCAGCGAATGGTTATGGGATGTAGTTGGTTGTTTATTTTTCGTGGGATCGCTACTCTTTTTAGTCTTTGCATGGAATAAGCTTCCTGACGAGGTGCCTGCCCATTACAATGCATTGGGGGAAGTAGATCGCTGGGGATCAAAATGGGAACTGCTTCTTTTACCTGGGATTGGCGTCTTTATCATTTTCCTCATGCAGGTACTCGAAAAACATCCGGAGCTGCATAACTATCCAGGACGCTTCACTGAATTGAATGCCGAGCAGTTTTATTTGCACAGTCGAAAAATCGTGAACCAAATAAAAAATAGCTGCTTAATTATTTTTTCCGTAATCTTGTTGGAGTCGGTTTCCATTGCTCTAGGATGGGGAGGCGGCTTTGGGAAATGGTTTCTGCCGATCACCATCATTGGGATGATCGTTCTGCTTGTGATAGGAATCGTGAAACAAAAAAAGATTCAATGA
- the ctaG gene encoding cytochrome c oxidase assembly factor CtaG, with protein MTLTYFTETFGFRATWNPELILLTFLIGLAYFSLTGPLRQTFQDSTPVTRKQKTFFTLGLLGFYFSMGSPLNVAGHFLFSAHMLQQSLLYLVMPLLLLAGTPSWLIRGLFYRRGLKLFMRIASHPIPAILMFNALFSFYHMPVILDLAMNNLALHNLIHLLLLVTAILMWMPVVAPIPEIHRLSELQKLAYIFANGVLITPACALIIFSATPLYTTYVDGPSMLCAPFFSTPIDKSMFAVPLLPLEDQRLGGIVMKLMQELTYGVVLAYIFSTWYRKEKNQEEDGLMTP; from the coding sequence ATGACCCTCACTTATTTCACTGAAACCTTTGGCTTTCGGGCGACATGGAATCCAGAGCTGATTCTTTTGACCTTCTTGATCGGTCTGGCTTATTTCTCGCTGACCGGACCATTACGCCAAACTTTTCAAGATTCCACACCTGTTACACGAAAGCAAAAGACTTTTTTCACCCTCGGCTTACTTGGTTTTTACTTTAGTATGGGGAGTCCTTTGAACGTAGCTGGGCATTTTTTGTTTAGTGCCCACATGCTGCAGCAATCGTTGCTCTATCTCGTAATGCCCTTGCTCCTCTTGGCAGGGACCCCGTCATGGTTGATCCGCGGTCTGTTCTATCGCCGGGGGCTCAAGCTGTTCATGCGCATAGCGAGTCACCCGATACCAGCTATTCTCATGTTCAATGCCCTGTTCTCTTTTTACCACATGCCCGTTATTTTAGACTTGGCAATGAACAACCTGGCCCTACATAATTTGATTCATTTACTGCTGCTGGTGACTGCGATTTTGATGTGGATGCCGGTTGTCGCACCGATACCGGAAATTCACCGTCTGTCGGAACTGCAAAAGCTTGCCTACATCTTTGCTAACGGCGTTTTAATTACGCCTGCATGCGCACTGATTATTTTTTCAGCAACACCGTTGTATACGACATATGTAGACGGTCCTTCCATGCTCTGCGCTCCATTCTTTTCCACGCCGATCGACAAATCGATGTTTGCCGTTCCTCTTCTCCCTCTCGAGGATCAACGGCTGGGCGGAATTGTGATGAAGCTCATGCAGGAACTGACGTACGGAGTCGTCCTGGCTTACATCTTCTCTACCTGGTATCGAAAAGAAAAGAATCAGGAAGAGGACGGCCTCATGACGCCATAG